One Nostocoides sp. HKS02 genomic window carries:
- a CDS encoding OsmC family protein, with protein MAEETGGTGLGHRSVSMERVSKGVYEVTNVRGGTIRIGGGDGEEFTPVELLLTAIAGCSAVDVDFITSKRAEPESFVATASGEKLRDDAGNHLGDLQVRFSVTFPDGDAGDRAREMLPKAIAMSHDRLCTVSRTVELGTPIDTAAAPD; from the coding sequence ATGGCTGAAGAGACCGGTGGCACCGGACTGGGACATCGCTCGGTCAGCATGGAGCGCGTGTCCAAGGGTGTCTACGAGGTGACCAACGTCCGAGGCGGGACGATCCGCATCGGCGGCGGCGACGGCGAGGAGTTCACGCCGGTCGAGCTGCTGCTCACCGCGATCGCGGGGTGTTCGGCGGTCGACGTCGACTTCATCACGAGCAAGCGCGCCGAGCCGGAGTCGTTCGTCGCGACCGCGTCGGGCGAGAAGCTGCGTGACGACGCGGGCAACCACCTCGGCGACCTCCAGGTGCGGTTCTCGGTGACGTTCCCGGACGGTGACGCAGGCGACCGGGCACGGGAGATGCTGCCCAAGGCCATCGCCATGTCCCACGACCGGCTCTGCACGGTGAGCCGCACGGTCGAGCTCGGCACCCCGATCGACACGGCTGCGGCGCCGGACTAG
- a CDS encoding DUF1697 domain-containing protein, protein MPSYIAFLRAVNVGKRQLKMADARKVLETNGFSGVESYIQTGNLRVTTPMRSVTKVEAEIGRVLSAHAGFEIVAIVRTPAELPALVRTVDGIPESVTHESSRYVSFCLSAPAVERTDQLHTWDAAGEHARVIGKDVLMEFGVPFNEVKLTGARIERILGVPGTARNLTVVRALAQKWGA, encoded by the coding sequence GTGCCCAGCTACATCGCATTCCTGCGGGCCGTCAACGTCGGCAAGCGCCAGCTCAAGATGGCCGATGCGCGAAAGGTCCTGGAGACCAACGGTTTCAGTGGCGTCGAGTCCTACATCCAGACGGGCAACCTGCGGGTCACGACACCGATGCGCAGTGTGACCAAGGTCGAGGCAGAGATCGGGCGCGTCCTCAGCGCACATGCGGGTTTCGAGATCGTGGCCATCGTCCGGACCCCCGCGGAGCTGCCGGCGCTGGTCAGGACGGTCGACGGCATACCGGAGTCCGTGACCCACGAGAGCAGCCGTTACGTGAGCTTCTGCCTGAGCGCACCTGCGGTTGAGCGCACAGACCAGCTGCACACGTGGGATGCCGCCGGTGAGCATGCTCGGGTGATCGGCAAGGATGTGCTCATGGAGTTCGGGGTGCCGTTCAACGAGGTGAAGCTCACCGGTGCCCGCATCGAGAGGATTCTCGGGGTGCCCGGCACTGCGCGAAACCTCACCGTCGTCCGCGCCTTGGCGCAGAAGTGGGGAGCCTGA
- a CDS encoding PhzF family phenazine biosynthesis protein: MTSSPLRYRLLNVFAQPDDPFSGNPLCVFEDGSGLSEHHLQALARQFNLSETTFLVEPQGGADVGVRIFTPHYEMAFAGHPTLGSAAVARELARGGDLVRLSMPAGVIPVTADGPDWTLTARPGVVGPAYDVADIAAAVGLRADELVGPVHEVSTGSAQVIAQAASVEAIHRAVGDAALMRRYAGMGTRGGETLVYLWCETGDGTIEARALFTQGSAAIEDPATGSACSNLGAWLASVGRSGEWSVAQGSQVDRPSTLRLAVSDDGVVTVGGLVRQVGWGEVEL, from the coding sequence GTGACCTCCTCGCCGTTGCGGTACCGGTTGCTCAACGTCTTCGCCCAGCCCGACGACCCGTTCTCGGGCAACCCGCTGTGCGTGTTCGAGGACGGCTCGGGTTTGTCCGAGCACCACCTGCAAGCCCTGGCCCGGCAGTTCAACCTGTCGGAGACGACCTTCCTCGTAGAGCCCCAAGGCGGCGCAGACGTCGGAGTGCGGATCTTCACCCCCCACTACGAGATGGCGTTCGCCGGCCACCCGACGCTGGGCAGCGCAGCCGTGGCACGCGAGCTGGCCCGCGGCGGTGACCTCGTGAGGCTGTCGATGCCGGCGGGGGTGATCCCGGTGACGGCGGACGGGCCCGACTGGACGCTCACGGCCCGACCCGGTGTCGTCGGGCCTGCGTACGACGTCGCCGACATCGCTGCCGCGGTGGGTCTTCGCGCGGACGAGCTCGTCGGACCGGTGCACGAGGTCAGCACGGGCAGTGCCCAGGTGATCGCCCAGGCCGCCTCGGTCGAAGCGATCCACCGTGCCGTCGGCGACGCCGCGCTCATGCGCCGGTATGCCGGGATGGGCACCAGGGGAGGGGAGACCCTGGTCTACCTCTGGTGCGAGACCGGCGACGGCACCATCGAGGCTCGCGCCCTGTTCACCCAGGGCAGTGCCGCGATCGAGGACCCGGCAACGGGCTCAGCCTGCTCGAACCTCGGCGCGTGGCTGGCCTCAGTGGGCCGATCGGGGGAGTGGTCGGTCGCCCAGGGGTCCCAGGTGGACCGTCCCTCGACGCTGCGACTGGCGGTCAGCGACGACGGAGTCGTGACGGTGGGTGGGCTCGTCCGCCAGGTCGGTTGGGGCGAGGTCGAGCTGTAG
- a CDS encoding histidine phosphatase family protein, giving the protein MTSQPRTPAVPTGRLVLLRHGETQWSKTGRHTGRTDIPLTEHGEQLARAAGALLGSYDFVLALASPLERARRSAALAGLTPQLDDDLLEWDYGGYEGLTTPQIRAELGYDWTVFENGVPPGQTPGETVEEVAARASRVVQRAVAAMADGDVALVGHGHCLRVLATVFMRQEPRMGAQLLLDAGSVSVLQFEREVPAIRVWNHGPAVTAAHD; this is encoded by the coding sequence GTGACCTCTCAGCCACGCACGCCTGCCGTGCCCACCGGTCGTCTGGTCCTCCTGCGCCACGGTGAGACGCAGTGGTCCAAGACCGGGCGCCACACCGGCCGCACCGACATCCCGCTCACCGAGCACGGTGAGCAGTTGGCCAGGGCTGCGGGCGCCTTGCTCGGGTCGTACGACTTCGTCCTGGCACTCGCGTCGCCGCTCGAGCGCGCCCGTCGCAGCGCGGCCCTTGCCGGGCTCACGCCCCAGCTCGACGACGACCTGCTCGAGTGGGACTACGGCGGCTACGAGGGTCTGACCACACCACAGATCCGTGCCGAGCTGGGCTACGACTGGACCGTGTTCGAGAACGGCGTCCCGCCCGGCCAGACTCCGGGTGAGACCGTGGAGGAGGTCGCGGCCCGCGCATCACGGGTGGTGCAGCGTGCCGTCGCAGCCATGGCCGACGGCGACGTGGCTCTCGTCGGCCACGGCCACTGCCTGCGGGTCCTCGCCACGGTCTTCATGCGTCAGGAGCCGCGCATGGGCGCCCAGCTGCTCCTTGACGCAGGGTCCGTCAGTGTCCTGCAGTTCGAGCGCGAGGTGCCCGCCATCCGGGTGTGGAACCACGGACCGGCGGTCACCGCCGCGCACGACTGA
- a CDS encoding RES family NAD+ phosphorylase codes for MAARDTTAQRLPPASLTGFPTYEITALTDLFRAHDARRSPWWFGNDGGGRFDLQSPRGTCYAALDAESALRERLGPVLGGRTRLPESALVDVVVSRLRLPAARDVADVQSRRAVRFGVTRELESMVPYAVPQTWARALAATGFGGVKYGPRFTPGECSAVGLFGPEGAAGWPEDTDPVPAEQVSPDLHAWPTPRRADVTVVRPPRTRTVRG; via the coding sequence GTGGCCGCGCGCGACACCACCGCACAGCGCCTGCCGCCAGCTTCGCTGACCGGTTTCCCCACCTACGAGATCACCGCCCTGACCGACCTCTTCCGGGCACACGACGCGCGTCGCTCACCGTGGTGGTTCGGCAACGACGGCGGTGGTCGGTTCGACCTGCAATCCCCGCGCGGCACGTGCTACGCCGCGCTCGACGCCGAGAGCGCGCTGCGTGAGCGGCTGGGGCCGGTACTCGGCGGCCGCACCCGGCTGCCCGAGTCCGCGCTGGTCGACGTGGTCGTGTCACGGCTGAGGCTGCCCGCGGCGCGCGACGTCGCCGACGTGCAGTCGCGTCGTGCGGTGCGGTTCGGGGTCACCCGCGAGCTGGAGAGCATGGTGCCGTATGCCGTGCCCCAGACGTGGGCTCGCGCCCTGGCCGCGACTGGGTTCGGGGGAGTGAAGTACGGCCCGCGGTTCACTCCGGGGGAGTGCAGCGCGGTCGGGCTCTTCGGGCCCGAAGGCGCTGCCGGGTGGCCTGAAGACACCGATCCCGTTCCAGCAGAACAGGTCTCGCCCGATCTGCACGCATGGCCCACGCCTCGACGGGCCGACGTGACCGTCGTGCGGCCGCCACGCACGCGCACCGTGAGGGGCTGA
- a CDS encoding glutamate--cysteine ligase → MGEEVTAQSYTREQRQRYREKVRQNLDVFERMLSQSRFEFDRPMTGMEIELNLVDETYRPKFANAEVLEEIADPGYQTELARYNIELNVPPRPLPGDAAIDLEEEMRGSLNAASAAAEKRGAHIVAVGILPTIMPEHFQGDWISANNRYTALNDSIFYARGEDIYLDIEGPTGERVATYCDSIAPESACTSVQLHLQVAPTDFAAHWNAAQALVAPQIALAANSPFFFGQRLHAETRIELFSQATDTRSIELKNQGVRPRVFFGERWITSIFDLFEENVRYFPALLADVTDEDPVAKLESGEAPNLAELRLHNGTVYRWNRPIYDIVDGTPHLRVENRVLPAGPTLIDVMANAAFYYGVIRKLAADDRPVWTKMSFAVAEQNFRSAARDGIESRLYWPGFGEVGADELVLRHLLPLAHQGLEDWGVSPSVRDRYLSVIEGRCKTGRNGATWQTDAVRTLQARGLDRQSALAAMLEVYAGHMHSNEPVHTWPLP, encoded by the coding sequence GTGGGGGAAGAGGTCACCGCACAGAGCTATACGCGGGAGCAACGCCAGCGTTACCGCGAGAAGGTGCGGCAGAACCTCGACGTGTTCGAGCGGATGCTCTCCCAGAGCAGGTTCGAGTTCGACCGGCCGATGACCGGCATGGAGATCGAGCTCAACCTCGTGGACGAGACCTACCGCCCCAAGTTCGCCAACGCCGAGGTCCTCGAGGAGATCGCCGACCCGGGCTACCAGACCGAGCTCGCGCGGTACAACATCGAGCTCAACGTGCCCCCACGACCGTTGCCGGGCGATGCGGCGATCGATCTCGAGGAGGAGATGCGCGGATCGCTCAACGCGGCGTCGGCGGCCGCCGAGAAGCGCGGTGCCCACATCGTGGCGGTCGGCATCCTCCCCACGATCATGCCCGAGCACTTCCAAGGCGACTGGATCAGTGCGAACAACCGCTACACCGCCCTCAACGACTCGATCTTCTACGCCCGCGGCGAGGACATCTACCTCGACATCGAGGGTCCGACGGGGGAGCGGGTGGCGACCTACTGCGACTCGATCGCACCCGAGTCGGCCTGCACGAGCGTCCAGCTCCACCTCCAGGTCGCTCCCACCGACTTCGCCGCGCACTGGAACGCCGCGCAGGCCCTGGTTGCCCCGCAGATCGCCCTGGCGGCCAACTCGCCGTTCTTCTTCGGCCAGCGGCTGCACGCCGAGACGCGGATCGAGCTCTTCAGCCAGGCGACGGACACCCGCAGCATCGAGCTGAAGAACCAGGGCGTGCGCCCTCGCGTGTTCTTCGGCGAGCGCTGGATCACCTCGATCTTCGACCTGTTCGAGGAGAACGTGCGGTACTTCCCGGCGCTGCTCGCCGACGTGACCGACGAGGACCCGGTCGCCAAGCTCGAGAGCGGCGAGGCGCCCAACCTGGCCGAGCTGCGACTGCACAACGGCACCGTCTACCGCTGGAACCGGCCGATCTACGACATCGTCGACGGGACGCCCCACCTGCGCGTCGAGAACCGTGTGCTGCCCGCTGGTCCGACCCTCATCGACGTCATGGCCAATGCTGCGTTCTACTACGGGGTCATCCGCAAGCTCGCGGCCGACGACCGGCCGGTGTGGACCAAGATGAGCTTCGCCGTGGCCGAGCAGAACTTCCGCAGCGCGGCGCGTGACGGCATCGAGTCGCGGCTGTACTGGCCGGGCTTCGGCGAGGTGGGCGCCGACGAGCTCGTCCTGCGCCACCTGCTGCCCCTGGCGCACCAAGGGCTCGAGGACTGGGGGGTCTCGCCGTCTGTGCGTGACCGCTACCTCTCGGTGATCGAGGGCCGGTGCAAGACGGGCCGCAACGGTGCGACGTGGCAGACCGATGCGGTCCGCACGCTGCAGGCGCGCGGCCTCGACCGGCAGAGCGCCCTCGCGGCGATGCTCGAGGTGTATGCCGGTCACATGCACAGCAACGAGCCGGTCCACACCTGGCCGTTGCCCTAG
- a CDS encoding exonuclease SbcCD subunit D → MRFLHTSDWHLGRSFHQVGLLDAQAQFVDHLVETVRAESVDAVLVSGDVYDRAMPAPDTVRLLSEAVTRLRDAGATVVLSSGNHDSAIRLGFASELLARTGLHIRSSIASIGSPVLVGDVAVYALPYLEPSVAAGPLLAQERTHAGVLKAAMDRVAADRVHRGGRSVVMAHAFVTGGATSESERDISVGGVSAVHPRVFAGADYVALGHLHGRQRVGDTVRYSGSPLALSFSEVNHTKGSWLVDVGDRGVRAEPVDAPVPRPLAVLRGDLDDLLADPAYGRHEQSWCQVTLTDPVRPLGAMERIRRRFPHALVLQFDPQGAPIPVRSYADRVSAPSELDVCCDFLGHVRAGHLADEGERARFAEALEAVRTGRARSDDEGLGEGLGEGLGEGLGEGLGDDAEAGAA, encoded by the coding sequence GTGCGGTTCCTCCACACCTCCGACTGGCACCTGGGGCGGTCCTTCCACCAGGTCGGGCTGCTCGACGCCCAGGCGCAGTTCGTGGACCACCTGGTCGAGACCGTCCGCGCCGAGTCGGTCGACGCCGTGCTGGTCTCTGGCGACGTCTACGACCGGGCGATGCCCGCCCCCGACACCGTCCGCCTGCTCTCCGAGGCCGTGACGCGCCTGCGCGACGCCGGTGCCACGGTCGTGCTCTCGAGCGGCAACCACGACTCGGCCATCAGGTTGGGGTTCGCCAGTGAGCTCCTCGCCCGCACCGGCCTGCACATCCGGTCCTCGATCGCCTCCATCGGCAGCCCGGTCCTGGTGGGTGACGTGGCGGTCTACGCCCTGCCCTACCTCGAGCCCTCGGTCGCCGCCGGGCCGCTGCTGGCACAGGAGCGGACCCACGCGGGTGTCCTCAAGGCCGCGATGGATCGCGTCGCCGCCGACCGGGTGCACCGGGGCGGACGCTCGGTGGTCATGGCGCACGCGTTCGTCACCGGCGGCGCCACGAGCGAGTCCGAGCGCGACATCTCGGTGGGTGGCGTCTCCGCCGTGCACCCCCGGGTGTTCGCCGGCGCGGACTACGTTGCCCTCGGCCACCTCCACGGCCGCCAACGGGTGGGCGACACGGTTCGGTACAGCGGGTCCCCCCTCGCGCTGTCCTTCAGCGAGGTCAACCACACCAAGGGCTCGTGGCTCGTCGACGTCGGTGACCGCGGTGTCCGTGCCGAGCCGGTCGACGCGCCGGTCCCCCGGCCCCTCGCCGTCCTGCGCGGTGACCTCGACGACCTGCTCGCCGACCCGGCATACGGCCGGCACGAGCAGTCCTGGTGCCAGGTGACCCTGACCGACCCGGTGCGCCCCCTCGGCGCCATGGAGCGCATCCGCAGGCGCTTCCCCCACGCGCTCGTGCTCCAGTTCGATCCCCAAGGTGCTCCGATCCCGGTCCGCAGCTACGCCGACCGCGTGAGCGCTCCCAGCGAGCTCGACGTGTGCTGCGACTTCCTGGGTCACGTGCGCGCGGGCCACCTCGCGGACGAGGGTGAACGAGCCCGGTTCGCCGAGGCCCTCGAGGCCGTGCGCACCGGCCGGGCCCGGTCCGACGACGAGGGACTGGGCGAGGGACTGGGCGAGGGACTGGGCGAGGGACTGGGCGAGGGACTGGGCGACGACGCCGAGGCGGGCGCCGCATGA
- a CDS encoding AAA family ATPase: MFLIRGATGAGKTSLLDAVAFALFADVPGARSKKGLHSDHADRATVPEVSLEFTVGTRRLRVERSPEFLRPKSRGTGETKVPARAVLSEHRGGHWQALSTRHDEIAEIIQDVLGLGLEQFSKVVLLPQGDFAAFLSASPEQRRTLLERLFDVAPFTGVEEWLALRRKESALDVDRQRAALAAELALLGEVLAASPAAQLAADSDWSEVPLDELPARLDDARARLEGAAAEALAQLDAARLADAAATTAHTTGEELAGARRRLAEAQARVTALESGRADQVAAVSRLDAAGRAFALSGDLKAFERASAAADLATAQLAAAESGTASLALADRPEPELEAMLPLLESGARTLAEARHREASALEHHRRHVELDEVSRGLRADQALVQQSLAVAESSQREADAALVGARDAHRSGEASARAVADLTQAHDLRADQLAAAAELATLTEALAAARESSQDLRDTYQRLVPGAARRARGRARRAPARRRCLPGLRVPRAPSSSHYVGARHGRRREPRRRAVAGRGATRVIGGRVGRRPDRGHDPARAPARPGGSPARRARLRTRARASPPCRPAGPCGDDPRPRGSGGARHGGRPHPDRTGIRTPRRADRGDHSPGGGGA, encoded by the coding sequence TTGTTCCTCATCCGTGGTGCCACCGGCGCGGGCAAGACGAGCCTGCTCGACGCCGTGGCGTTCGCGTTGTTCGCCGACGTCCCCGGCGCTCGCTCCAAGAAGGGGTTGCACAGCGACCATGCCGACCGGGCGACGGTGCCGGAGGTGTCGCTGGAGTTCACCGTGGGGACGCGCCGGCTGCGGGTCGAGCGCTCACCAGAGTTCCTGCGGCCGAAGTCGCGTGGCACCGGCGAGACGAAGGTCCCAGCCAGGGCTGTCCTGTCGGAGCACCGAGGTGGCCACTGGCAGGCCCTCAGCACCCGCCACGACGAGATCGCCGAGATCATCCAGGACGTCCTGGGCCTGGGGCTGGAGCAGTTCAGCAAGGTTGTGCTGCTCCCCCAGGGCGACTTCGCCGCCTTCCTCAGCGCGAGCCCCGAGCAGCGCCGAACGCTGCTTGAGCGCTTGTTCGACGTCGCGCCGTTCACGGGGGTCGAGGAGTGGTTGGCGTTGCGGCGCAAGGAGTCCGCGCTCGATGTCGATCGGCAGCGCGCCGCCCTCGCCGCTGAGCTGGCGCTGCTCGGCGAGGTGCTCGCTGCCTCGCCTGCGGCCCAGTTGGCCGCCGACTCCGACTGGTCCGAGGTCCCCCTCGACGAGCTTCCCGCGCGGCTCGACGATGCCCGGGCCCGCCTCGAGGGCGCCGCGGCCGAGGCACTGGCGCAGCTTGACGCGGCACGACTTGCCGACGCCGCCGCCACGACGGCCCACACGACCGGCGAAGAGCTGGCCGGCGCCCGTCGCCGACTGGCCGAGGCCCAGGCCAGGGTCACGGCCCTCGAGAGTGGCCGAGCCGACCAGGTCGCAGCCGTGTCGAGGCTCGACGCCGCGGGTCGCGCCTTCGCGTTGAGCGGCGACCTCAAGGCGTTCGAGCGTGCGAGCGCGGCAGCGGACCTCGCCACGGCACAGCTGGCGGCCGCCGAGAGCGGCACCGCCTCGCTGGCACTGGCCGATCGACCGGAGCCGGAGCTCGAGGCGATGCTCCCCCTGCTCGAGTCCGGGGCCCGCACGCTCGCCGAGGCCCGCCACCGGGAGGCAAGCGCGCTGGAGCACCACCGACGCCACGTCGAGCTTGACGAGGTCTCCCGGGGCCTGCGCGCCGACCAGGCCTTGGTGCAGCAGTCCCTGGCCGTGGCAGAGTCGAGCCAGCGCGAGGCTGACGCGGCCTTGGTGGGGGCTCGCGACGCGCACCGCTCCGGCGAGGCCAGCGCCCGGGCCGTCGCCGACCTCACCCAGGCTCACGACCTGCGGGCCGACCAGCTGGCCGCCGCAGCGGAGCTGGCCACCCTGACCGAGGCGTTGGCGGCGGCGCGCGAGAGCTCCCAAGACCTTCGCGACACCTACCAACGGCTTGTTCCAGGCGCGGCTCGACGGGCTCGCGGCCGAGCTCGCCGAGCGCCTGCACGACGGAGATGCCTGCCCGGTCTGCGGGTCCCTCGAGCACCCAGCTCCAGCCACTACGTCGGCGCCCGTCACGGCCGACGACGTGAGCCACGCAGACGCGCAGTGGCAGGCCGCGGCGCGACACGCGTCATCGGTGGCCGAGTCGGTCGCCGGCCTGACCGCGGCCATGACCCAGCGCGAGCACCAGCTCGCCCAGGAGGCTCGCCCGCTCGACGAGCTCGCCTCCGCACTCGAGCGCGCGCGAGCCCACCATGCCGACCTGCTGGCCCGTGCGGCGACGATCCCCGCCCTCGAGGCAGCGGTGGAGCACGCCACGGCGGTCGCCCGCACCCAGACCGCACGGGCATCCGCACTCCACGACGAGCTGACCGCGGTGACCACAGCCCTGGCGGCGGCGGCGCGTGA
- a CDS encoding SbcC/MukB-like Walker B domain-containing protein: MTTALAAAARDHAAEAAGVAECLENHRLQCPCAGGETTTTTTTTTTTVDAAMARHEAVSVAIREQLEAQQRVTAAHAELDQVQALLTAALAEHGFDAIAEVRSALMSSDQRSQLRARCDAYEQAWAAARAVVDDPSLQTARDAPEPDLPALATARTDARAALLEAASAETLTRRTLDSLHRVATSLVPRCAAVGRAQAEHESLRELADVVAGTGAANTLRMRLSAFVLAARLETVVALANERLTTMGEGRYQLRHTDGLAARGARSGLGLEVLDLWTGQARETSSLSGGESFMASLALALGLADAVREEAGGFDLQTLFVDEGFGTLDDDSLEQVIDVLDGLREGGRAVGVVSHVAELRTRIAAQVVVDKTERGSTVRLRVADEASPAA; the protein is encoded by the coding sequence GTGACCACAGCCCTGGCGGCGGCGGCGCGTGACCATGCCGCCGAGGCTGCGGGGGTCGCCGAGTGCCTCGAGAACCACCGGCTCCAGTGCCCCTGCGCCGGCGGCGAGACCACCACCACCACCACCACCACCACCACCACCGTGGATGCCGCCATGGCCCGGCACGAGGCCGTGAGCGTCGCCATCCGGGAGCAGCTCGAGGCCCAACAGCGGGTGACCGCAGCCCACGCCGAGCTTGACCAGGTGCAGGCTCTGCTGACCGCGGCCCTGGCCGAGCACGGGTTCGACGCCATTGCCGAGGTTCGCTCCGCCCTGATGTCGAGCGACCAGCGCAGCCAGCTGCGTGCCCGCTGCGACGCCTACGAGCAGGCGTGGGCGGCCGCGCGAGCGGTGGTGGACGACCCCTCGCTCCAGACGGCTCGCGACGCGCCGGAACCTGACCTGCCTGCCCTGGCCACGGCCCGCACTGACGCCCGCGCCGCGCTCCTCGAGGCCGCGTCTGCTGAGACGCTCACGCGCCGCACCCTCGACAGCCTGCACCGCGTGGCGACGAGCCTGGTGCCGCGCTGTGCTGCCGTCGGTCGCGCGCAGGCCGAGCACGAGAGCCTCCGGGAGCTCGCGGACGTCGTCGCGGGCACCGGCGCCGCCAACACCCTGCGCATGCGGCTGTCGGCCTTCGTGCTGGCCGCGCGCCTCGAGACGGTGGTGGCCCTGGCCAACGAGCGCCTGACGACGATGGGCGAGGGTCGCTACCAGCTGCGCCACACCGATGGCCTGGCCGCTCGCGGCGCCCGCAGCGGACTTGGCCTGGAGGTCCTCGACCTGTGGACCGGCCAGGCCCGCGAGACGAGCTCGCTGTCGGGCGGCGAGTCCTTCATGGCCTCCCTCGCGCTGGCGCTCGGGCTGGCCGACGCCGTGCGTGAGGAGGCCGGTGGGTTCGACCTGCAGACCCTCTTCGTCGACGAGGGTTTCGGCACGCTGGACGACGACAGCCTCGAGCAGGTCATCGACGTCCTCGACGGGCTGCGCGAAGGCGGTCGGGCCGTCGGCGTGGTGAGCCACGTCGCCGAGCTGCGCACGCGCATCGCCGCGCAGGTGGTGGTCGACAAGACCGAACGCGGGTCCACGGTCAGGCTGCGGGTCGCCGACGAGGCGTCACCGGCAGCCTGA